In Dyadobacter sp. NIV53, a single window of DNA contains:
- a CDS encoding MFS transporter — translation MNSISTDKSVNISSVLTLPVIVASLGYFVDVYDLLLFNIVRVPSLKDLGLTEDQISTIGAHIYNWQQAGLLIGGFLWGILGDRLGRRSVLFGSILTYSLANIACGFTNNIEVYSVLRFIAGFGLAGELGAGITLIAEILPKELRGYGASVVASVGLAGAIAAFFAVKLTDWRTAYFIGGGMGLVLLALRVNVLESIIFDLSLKKRNAKSVPWWTIFTDRSRLIRYIRCMGIGLPTYMVIGIYATFGNEFAKALGIPGDVQAGNCVLYTYMGVVSGDFFSGILSQWLQSRRKAILLMLTMTFIGAVWLMYGGIQTTTTLYICYAWLGFSIGYIAMFLTTTAEQFGTNLRATVTTSVANNVRATVLITLPVFQFLKPEWGVLQGGTIIGIICFVPALLSLWKMEETYGKELDYEEV, via the coding sequence ATGAATTCCATCAGTACAGATAAATCTGTAAACATCAGTTCCGTACTTACTCTTCCCGTTATAGTCGCCTCACTGGGTTATTTTGTAGATGTTTATGATCTGCTGCTTTTCAATATTGTCCGGGTGCCAAGTTTGAAAGATTTGGGCCTGACCGAAGATCAGATTTCAACTATTGGAGCTCATATTTATAACTGGCAGCAGGCTGGTTTATTGATCGGAGGTTTTCTTTGGGGGATATTGGGAGACAGATTAGGGCGGCGTTCTGTACTGTTCGGTTCTATTTTAACTTATTCTCTTGCGAATATTGCTTGCGGTTTTACCAATAACATTGAAGTTTATTCTGTTTTAAGGTTCATTGCCGGTTTCGGGCTTGCAGGAGAATTGGGTGCAGGAATTACTTTAATTGCAGAGATCCTCCCAAAAGAATTAAGAGGTTATGGTGCTTCGGTAGTTGCCAGTGTGGGTTTGGCAGGAGCAATAGCAGCCTTTTTTGCTGTAAAACTTACCGACTGGCGTACAGCATATTTCATCGGTGGCGGAATGGGTTTGGTTCTTCTGGCTTTACGGGTAAATGTTTTGGAATCCATTATTTTCGATCTGAGTCTCAAAAAGAGAAATGCCAAATCAGTACCATGGTGGACTATTTTTACTGATCGCTCACGGCTGATACGATATATCCGATGTATGGGAATTGGTCTGCCTACTTATATGGTCATTGGTATTTATGCCACTTTTGGTAATGAATTTGCAAAAGCGCTTGGTATTCCGGGCGATGTCCAGGCTGGTAATTGTGTGTTGTATACGTATATGGGCGTTGTGAGCGGAGATTTTTTCAGTGGTATTTTAAGTCAATGGCTTCAATCCAGAAGAAAAGCTATATTATTAATGTTGACCATGACATTTATTGGTGCAGTCTGGTTGATGTACGGAGGCATTCAGACGACCACGACACTTTATATCTGTTATGCCTGGCTGGGATTTTCAATTGGTTATATTGCTATGTTCCTGACCACGACTGCCGAACAATTTGGTACAAATCTGAGGGCAACTGTTACCACATCCGTCGCCAATAATGTGCGAGCAACTGTACTGATCACATTACCTGTTTTTCAATTCCTTAAACCTGAATGGGGCGTATTACAGGGGGGTACTATTATTGGTATAATTTGTTTTGTTCCGGCACTGCTTTCACTTTGGAAAATGGAAGAAACGTATGGGAAGGAACTGGATTATGAAGAAGTTTAG